One genomic region from Marinobacter szutsaonensis encodes:
- a CDS encoding ComEA family DNA-binding protein, whose protein sequence is MKRTPIIATLVLLFSLFTGFAHAQDAAVNINTADVATLASLNGIGESKAQAIIEYREANGPFASTTDLSNVKGIGARTVEKNAERLSVK, encoded by the coding sequence ATGAAAAGAACCCCGATTATCGCCACGCTGGTCCTGCTGTTCAGCCTGTTCACCGGTTTCGCCCACGCCCAGGACGCCGCCGTGAACATCAACACCGCAGACGTGGCCACCCTGGCGAGCCTCAACGGCATCGGTGAAAGCAAGGCCCAGGCCATCATCGAATACCGCGAGGCCAACGGCCCCTTCGCCTCCACCACCGACCTCTCCAACGTCAAAGGCATTGGCGCACGGACAGTGGAGAAGAACGCGGAGCGCCTCAGCGTAAAGTAG
- a CDS encoding LutB/LldF family L-lactate oxidation iron-sulfur protein: protein MSETTAHAHPHVDVKEFHPRAHAAIHNPKIRQNFRKAMDGLMAKRTAAFEGWDLETLRDLGANIRLKALSNLPDLLEQLEQKLTENGIKVHWAVDGDEACRIVRDICVARDAKSVIKGKSMVSEEMELNHYLQDHGIEALESDLGEYIVQLADETPSHIIMPAIHKNTGEISELMHEKTGTDLSNDVEYLTASARQQLREKFMNADVGVSGVNFAVAETGTLCLVENEGNGRMTTTVPKCHIAVTGIEKVVPSLEDVSALLALLTRSATGQHITTYFNMISSPRKGEELDGPEEVHVVLVDNGRSSIYQDDELLDTLRCIRCGACMNHCPVYTRVGGHTYGTTYPGPIGKILMPHLIGLDEGRHLPTASSLCGACGEVCPVKIPIPDLLVRLRQESVDGDRLHPAKVRGHGAKRSTGEALIWKGWAWMHASPGIYRLGTGVAAKFRALQPSKAGAWTDFRTAPKLAPKTLHQRMKERGQ from the coding sequence ATGAGCGAGACCACTGCCCACGCCCATCCTCACGTTGATGTGAAAGAATTTCACCCCCGGGCACACGCGGCCATCCACAACCCCAAGATCCGCCAGAATTTCCGCAAGGCGATGGACGGCCTGATGGCCAAACGCACGGCGGCGTTCGAGGGCTGGGACCTGGAAACCCTGCGGGACCTGGGCGCCAACATCCGCCTCAAGGCCCTGTCCAACCTGCCGGACCTGCTGGAGCAGCTGGAACAGAAGCTCACCGAGAATGGCATCAAGGTCCACTGGGCGGTGGACGGCGACGAGGCGTGCCGCATCGTCCGCGACATCTGCGTGGCCCGGGACGCCAAGAGCGTCATCAAGGGCAAATCCATGGTGTCCGAGGAGATGGAGCTGAATCATTACCTTCAGGACCACGGCATCGAGGCCCTGGAATCGGATCTGGGCGAGTACATTGTCCAGCTCGCGGATGAGACGCCCTCGCACATCATCATGCCGGCGATCCACAAGAACACCGGGGAAATCTCCGAGCTGATGCACGAGAAGACCGGCACCGATCTCTCCAACGATGTGGAATACCTGACCGCCTCCGCCCGCCAGCAGTTGCGGGAGAAGTTCATGAACGCGGATGTGGGCGTCTCCGGCGTCAACTTCGCAGTGGCGGAAACCGGCACACTGTGTCTGGTGGAGAACGAGGGCAACGGCCGGATGACCACCACGGTGCCCAAGTGCCACATTGCCGTCACCGGCATCGAGAAGGTAGTGCCGAGTCTGGAGGATGTCTCCGCCCTGCTGGCGCTGCTGACCCGTTCGGCCACCGGTCAGCACATCACCACCTACTTCAACATGATCTCAAGCCCGCGCAAGGGCGAGGAGCTGGACGGGCCCGAGGAAGTCCATGTGGTGCTGGTGGATAACGGCCGGTCCTCGATCTACCAGGACGATGAACTGCTGGACACCCTGCGTTGCATCCGCTGCGGCGCCTGCATGAACCATTGCCCGGTCTATACCCGGGTCGGCGGCCACACCTATGGCACCACCTACCCCGGCCCCATCGGCAAGATCCTGATGCCGCACCTGATCGGCCTGGACGAGGGCCGGCACCTGCCCACCGCATCCAGTCTGTGTGGCGCCTGTGGCGAGGTCTGTCCGGTCAAGATTCCGATTCCGGACCTGCTGGTGCGCCTGCGCCAGGAGTCCGTGGACGGCGACCGGCTACACCCGGCCAAAGTCCGGGGCCATGGCGCCAAGCGCAGTACCGGCGAGGCGCTGATCTGGAAGGGCTGGGCCTGGATGCATGCCAGCCCCGGCATCTACCGGCTGGGCACCGGGGTCGCAGCGAAATTCCGGGCCCTGCAGCCCTCGAAAGCCGGCGCCTGGACCGATTTCCGGACCGCACCAAAGCTTGCGCCGAAAACCCTGCACCAGCGGATGAAGGAGCGTGGCCAGTGA
- a CDS encoding DMT family transporter, whose product MIQGALLIALAALLWATTGIVAKFLFTGTELEPITLGFLRLAVALPFFWLLMRREQAQLKRNHPDERVPGSSLRHLGLKAMLPLAALGLFQAFYQGSYLLAVDLTGAGIATLIALCLPPVLVAITAAPLLGEKPGLLTILSLIAAIAGTAMLVLSDMDTSGTLRLAGILMALLAACVYTGFTLTSRYSSAGTPVFTTAFICFFTAALILLPVVAATGGFAGLETLALKHWLMVTYIGVVPTCIGYVSFFTGMKTTPATLSSIIVTLEPLFVALLAWVFLGEVLGPIGITGALILTAAVIVASRFGGKPAAGQASDGG is encoded by the coding sequence ATGATCCAAGGCGCACTGCTGATCGCCCTGGCGGCCTTGCTGTGGGCGACCACAGGCATTGTCGCCAAATTCCTGTTTACCGGCACCGAGCTGGAACCCATTACTCTGGGCTTTCTGCGCCTGGCGGTGGCGTTGCCGTTTTTCTGGCTGCTGATGCGGCGGGAACAAGCACAACTCAAGCGCAACCACCCCGACGAGCGGGTACCCGGAAGCTCCTTGCGACACCTGGGGCTCAAGGCAATGCTGCCCCTGGCGGCCCTCGGCCTGTTCCAGGCGTTCTACCAGGGCAGCTACCTGCTGGCTGTGGACCTGACCGGCGCCGGCATAGCCACCCTGATCGCCCTGTGCCTGCCGCCGGTTCTGGTGGCGATCACCGCCGCGCCCCTGCTCGGCGAGAAACCCGGGCTGTTGACCATCCTGTCACTGATCGCCGCCATTGCGGGCACCGCCATGCTGGTGCTGAGCGACATGGACACCAGCGGCACTCTGCGCCTGGCCGGTATCCTGATGGCCTTGCTGGCCGCCTGTGTCTATACCGGCTTCACCCTCACCAGCCGGTATAGCTCCGCAGGCACACCGGTGTTCACCACGGCCTTCATCTGCTTCTTTACCGCGGCGCTGATCCTGCTGCCGGTGGTGGCCGCTACCGGAGGCTTTGCCGGCCTGGAAACCCTGGCGCTCAAGCACTGGCTGATGGTGACCTACATTGGCGTGGTGCCGACCTGCATCGGTTATGTGAGCTTTTTCACCGGCATGAAAACCACGCCCGCGACGCTTTCAAGCATCATCGTGACGCTGGAACCGCTGTTCGTGGCCTTGCTGGCCTGGGTATTCCTGGGAGAGGTGTTGGGGCCGATCGGCATTACGGGCGCCCTGATCCTGACGGCGGCGGTGATCGTCGCCTCCAGATTTGGTGGGAAACCCGCCGCCGGACAGGCTTCCGACGGCGGCTGA
- the gloA gene encoding lactoylglutathione lyase, giving the protein MPKHFEEAPGLYDAPVPETEGYVFNQTMMRIKEPERSMDFYTRVLGMHLIRKLDFPEMKFTLYFLGYLDDRSAQFVPNDDAHRTTYTFGREAMLELTHNWGTEDDNDFAYHNGNDEPQGFGHIGIAVPDVYAASDRFEKLGVEFVKKPDDGKMKGLAFIKDPDGYWIEILQPDMLAKQQKDD; this is encoded by the coding sequence ATGCCCAAGCATTTCGAAGAGGCCCCCGGCCTGTACGACGCGCCCGTTCCCGAGACAGAAGGCTATGTCTTCAATCAGACCATGATGCGCATCAAGGAACCCGAGCGCTCAATGGACTTTTACACCCGCGTTCTGGGGATGCACCTCATCCGCAAGCTGGATTTCCCGGAGATGAAATTCACCCTGTACTTCCTGGGTTACCTGGATGACCGCTCGGCCCAGTTCGTCCCGAACGACGATGCCCACCGCACCACCTACACCTTCGGCCGTGAGGCGATGCTTGAGCTGACCCACAACTGGGGCACCGAGGACGACAACGATTTCGCCTACCACAACGGCAACGACGAGCCCCAGGGCTTTGGTCATATCGGCATCGCCGTACCGGATGTGTACGCCGCTTCGGACCGTTTCGAGAAACTGGGTGTCGAGTTTGTGAAGAAGCCGGATGACGGCAAGATGAAAGGCCTGGCCTTCATCAAGGATCCGGACGGCTACTGGATCGAGATCCTGCAGCCGGACATGCTCGCCAAGCAGCAGAAGGACGACTGA
- a CDS encoding DUF6160 family protein, with product MLAMALPASALAEFRKLDETSLSAVTGQAGVTIELETKITMDSLTWTDEGALSVNGLRLSGQNDTVLDNMKLTLDIAGDGEVLEHGFSEIARRANAGLLAPSDPDVAEALATYSVNGEFGKQFDSGDLVIHLGAIDYGDPTSLSDYLQAVDFELAVDSIVTSGTEGSATLFSDVLLQGYVGPTDLVIRNQGGNTRTLANGNVVSGSELQLDTHFEITDGHLNWDAADLILLFNFAAVGIEGLQIHNRRGDDTLGHFGMAHATAKLSRGTSAASGVEGLSVHEVEFRADIDMPIFRIGGTSIGSVQFTDFAITDTTMMVYGH from the coding sequence ATGCTTGCGATGGCGTTGCCCGCTTCGGCACTCGCTGAATTCCGAAAACTCGATGAGACCAGCCTGTCGGCAGTGACCGGTCAGGCCGGAGTCACCATCGAGCTGGAAACCAAAATCACCATGGACAGCCTTACCTGGACCGATGAAGGTGCCCTGAGCGTTAACGGACTGCGGCTCTCCGGCCAGAACGACACCGTGCTGGACAACATGAAACTGACCCTCGATATCGCCGGTGATGGCGAGGTGTTGGAGCATGGCTTCTCGGAGATTGCCCGACGAGCGAATGCGGGCCTGCTGGCCCCGAGTGATCCGGATGTGGCCGAGGCCCTGGCCACCTACTCGGTGAATGGCGAGTTCGGCAAACAGTTCGACAGCGGCGACCTGGTGATTCACCTGGGCGCCATTGATTACGGCGATCCAACCAGTCTCAGTGATTACCTGCAGGCGGTGGATTTCGAACTGGCCGTGGACAGCATCGTGACGTCCGGCACCGAAGGCAGCGCCACGCTGTTCTCGGATGTGTTACTCCAGGGTTACGTTGGGCCCACGGACCTGGTAATCCGGAACCAGGGCGGCAATACCCGAACGCTGGCCAACGGCAACGTGGTGTCCGGTTCGGAATTGCAGCTGGACACCCACTTCGAGATCACCGATGGCCATCTGAACTGGGACGCCGCCGACCTGATCCTGCTGTTCAACTTCGCGGCGGTCGGTATTGAAGGCTTGCAGATCCACAACAGGCGCGGGGACGACACCCTGGGGCATTTCGGGATGGCTCACGCGACAGCAAAGCTTTCCCGGGGCACCAGCGCTGCCTCCGGAGTGGAGGGGCTGTCGGTACATGAGGTCGAGTTCCGCGCGGACATCGACATGCCGATCTTCCGGATTGGCGGCACCAGCATCGGCAGTGTCCAGTTCACGGACTTTGCCATCACGGACACCACCATGATGGTATATGGCCACTAA
- a CDS encoding (Fe-S)-binding protein: MADPIKVYPSKPQKVYYFGTCLVDMFYPDAGIAGVELLEREGIEVIFPQGQTCCGQPAYTSGYHDEARSVAQAQLDLFPEDWPIVVPSGSCGGMMRKHYPSLFKDTPEATQAAEIAGRVWELTDFLLNVCHIKLEDLGEPVTVAMHTSCSARREMGVAEVGPALLGQLKNVNLVEQIRPEECCGFGGTFAVRHPEISAAMVEEKVGTLVDTGAREFVTTDCGCLMNIAGYAEKNGKPLQGQHILSFLWERTRGNQGGQS, from the coding sequence ATGGCCGATCCCATCAAGGTTTATCCCTCCAAGCCTCAGAAGGTCTATTACTTCGGTACCTGTCTGGTGGACATGTTCTATCCGGATGCGGGCATTGCCGGGGTAGAGCTGCTGGAACGGGAGGGCATTGAAGTCATTTTCCCCCAGGGTCAGACCTGCTGTGGTCAGCCTGCCTACACCTCCGGCTACCACGATGAGGCCCGCTCGGTGGCGCAAGCCCAGCTGGACCTGTTTCCCGAAGACTGGCCGATTGTAGTGCCCTCCGGCTCCTGTGGCGGCATGATGCGCAAGCATTACCCCTCGCTGTTCAAGGACACCCCCGAGGCCACCCAGGCCGCGGAAATCGCCGGTAGGGTCTGGGAATTGACCGACTTCCTGCTGAATGTCTGCCACATCAAGCTGGAGGATCTGGGCGAGCCGGTCACAGTCGCCATGCATACTTCCTGTTCCGCACGCCGGGAGATGGGTGTGGCAGAGGTCGGTCCCGCCCTGCTTGGCCAGCTGAAGAACGTCAATCTGGTGGAGCAGATCCGTCCGGAAGAATGCTGTGGCTTTGGCGGTACCTTTGCAGTGCGCCACCCGGAGATTTCCGCTGCCATGGTCGAGGAGAAAGTGGGCACGCTTGTCGATACTGGCGCCAGGGAATTTGTCACCACCGACTGCGGCTGCCTGATGAACATTGCCGGCTACGCCGAGAAAAACGGCAAGCCGCTCCAGGGCCAGCACATACTCAGCTTCCTGTGGGAGCGCACCCGCGGAAACCAGGGAGGCCAGTCATGA
- a CDS encoding lactate utilization protein codes for MSSRNIILQRLRNRTGGELTAPACDFSVLKRPDWSTAERIELFEKMIESVHGEVHHCTADTWIERLAEVLDTRGARNLMIPKQHAIGQAIKASERTDLPELLLYDEPIESWQPYLFNEVDASITSTRGGIAETGSLILWPTPDEPRLMSLVPPVHIAVLNASEIYTTFHEAMTSQGWASGMPTNALLISGPSKTADIEQTLAYGVHGPKELIVLVIE; via the coding sequence GTGAGTTCCCGAAACATTATTCTCCAGCGCCTGCGCAACCGCACCGGTGGCGAACTGACCGCCCCGGCATGCGACTTCTCGGTGCTGAAGCGTCCGGACTGGAGTACCGCCGAACGGATCGAGCTGTTCGAGAAGATGATCGAATCGGTCCATGGTGAGGTCCACCACTGCACCGCTGACACCTGGATCGAACGGCTGGCCGAGGTGCTTGATACCCGGGGTGCCCGAAACCTGATGATCCCGAAGCAGCACGCCATCGGGCAGGCGATCAAGGCTTCCGAGCGCACGGACCTGCCGGAACTGCTGCTCTATGACGAACCCATAGAAAGCTGGCAGCCCTACCTGTTCAACGAGGTGGACGCCAGCATTACCTCCACCCGGGGTGGCATTGCCGAAACCGGCTCGCTGATCCTGTGGCCGACGCCGGACGAACCACGCCTCATGAGCCTGGTGCCGCCAGTGCACATTGCCGTGCTGAATGCCTCGGAAATCTACACCACGTTCCATGAAGCGATGACTTCCCAGGGCTGGGCCTCTGGCATGCCGACCAATGCGCTGTTAATCTCTGGGCCTTCCAAAACCGCGGATATCGAGCAGACCCTGGCCTACGGTGTCCACGGCCCCAAAGAGCTGATTGTACTGGTTATAGAATGA
- a CDS encoding GntR family transcriptional regulator, which yields MATNTKRKESMADRVYEALKEDIFEFRLIPGDKFSEGDVGARLNASRTPVREALYRLQREGYVEVLFRSGWQVKPFDFQQVEELYDLRITLERAAMHKICAHPEEPPTVRTLTAIWNPDHPSERAVGSTVRALDESFHCDLVAAAGNREMTRIHREITDRLRIIRRLDFTRDDRVDATYVEHSQILEALRGGYASDAADRLTRHIRASQKAVREITMERIREAAEAHRRVAAEGEDGVRRKPSSDPGGKADLGGETEGKAGVR from the coding sequence ATGGCGACAAACACGAAACGAAAAGAGTCCATGGCGGACCGGGTCTACGAGGCCCTGAAGGAGGACATCTTCGAGTTCCGGCTGATTCCTGGCGACAAGTTCAGCGAGGGGGACGTCGGAGCGCGCCTCAATGCCAGCCGGACGCCGGTGCGGGAGGCCCTGTACCGGTTGCAGCGGGAAGGCTACGTGGAGGTGCTGTTCCGCAGCGGCTGGCAGGTGAAGCCGTTTGATTTCCAGCAGGTGGAGGAGCTGTATGACCTGCGGATTACCCTGGAACGGGCCGCCATGCACAAGATCTGCGCCCATCCCGAGGAACCGCCGACGGTTCGCACACTAACCGCCATCTGGAATCCGGATCATCCCTCCGAGCGGGCTGTGGGCAGCACCGTCCGGGCGCTGGACGAAAGCTTCCATTGCGACCTCGTGGCCGCCGCCGGCAACCGGGAGATGACCCGGATTCACCGGGAAATTACCGACCGGCTGCGGATTATTCGGCGGCTGGATTTCACGAGGGATGATCGGGTGGATGCGACGTATGTGGAGCATTCGCAGATTCTGGAGGCCTTGCGCGGAGGTTACGCCTCCGATGCCGCCGATCGCCTGACCCGGCACATCCGGGCCAGTCAGAAGGCGGTGCGGGAGATCACGATGGAGCGGATCCGGGAAGCGGCCGAGGCGCATCGGCGGGTGGCGGCTGAAGGTGAAGATGGGGTCAGAAGAAAGCCTTCTTCTGACCCCGGAGGCAAAGCCGACCTCGGGGGTGAGACTGAAGGTAAAGCTGGGGTCAGATGA
- a CDS encoding type II toxin-antitoxin system Phd/YefM family antitoxin has product MRKVLADCSASISELKRNPTALLAESDGAPIAILNHNKPAAYLVPAETYEWIMEMIDDQELSQIVEKRRQDKHKAVSVNLDDL; this is encoded by the coding sequence ATGCGCAAAGTACTTGCCGATTGCTCAGCCAGCATTTCCGAACTGAAGCGCAACCCCACAGCCCTGTTGGCGGAATCTGATGGAGCCCCTATCGCTATCCTTAACCATAACAAGCCCGCAGCGTATTTGGTTCCAGCGGAAACCTACGAGTGGATAATGGAAATGATCGACGACCAGGAGCTAAGCCAAATCGTCGAGAAGCGCCGCCAAGACAAACACAAGGCTGTCAGCGTCAATCTGGATGACTTATAA
- a CDS encoding type II toxin-antitoxin system RelE/ParE family toxin, with protein MTYKLKFLPVALKEWKKLPPPIKQQFKKKLSERLENPHVLSARLRGYHNVYKIKLRNAGYRLAYEVVDEELIVYVLAVGKREKSKVYQKLSNRRN; from the coding sequence ATGACTTATAAACTTAAATTTCTGCCAGTTGCACTGAAGGAGTGGAAAAAACTTCCGCCACCAATAAAGCAACAATTCAAGAAAAAACTGTCTGAACGTCTTGAGAATCCTCACGTGCTCTCAGCCCGTCTCCGTGGCTATCACAACGTCTATAAGATAAAACTTCGGAATGCCGGTTATCGCCTCGCCTACGAGGTGGTCGATGAGGAACTGATTGTTTATGTCCTGGCCGTGGGCAAACGCGAGAAATCAAAGGTCTATCAAAAGCTATCCAACAGAAGGAACTGA
- the uca gene encoding urea carboxylase, giving the protein MFSKVLIANRGEIAVRTIRTLKAMGVASVAVHSHEDRHSLHVTTADEAVALEGKGASETYLDKSQILAAAKQTGAEAIIPGYGFLSENADFAETCEDEGIVFIGPTPEQMREFGLKHRARELAQAAGVPLAPGSGLLDSLEEALQTADNLGYPVMLKSTAGGGGIGLTRCENPTDLEVAFESVQRLGQSFFNDSGVFLERFIARARHVEVQIFGDGQGNVVALGERDCSLQRRNQKVVEETPAPNLPAATRQAMLDAAVSLGQSVNYRSAGTVEYIYDADRDEFYFLEVNTRLQVEHPVTESVTGLDLIEWMLKIAAGESPDLANFEPTLNGASMEVRIYAEDPLKDFQPSPGELTDVHWPEDGVRIDTWVENGSEVSSHYDPMIAKLIVHGKDRDDALAKLRKALAETRLMGIATNLDYLRQVVARKSFDDGIVSTRALERFEFKPSVAEVVKPGTYTTVQDYPGRVGYWNIGVPPSGPMDDYAFRIANRIVGNHNDAAGLEATLIGPSLKFHKDSVVALTGALTDATLDDQPVEFWKPIHVKAGQTLAVGKAIKGCRTYLAVRGGFDVPVYLGSRSTFALGQFGGHGGRPLRPGDMLGISQIKLPACTTPGPTHDPAPADPDLIPDYPDHWEIGVLYGPHGAPDFFSEKSIEKFFEQDWEVHYNSNRLGIRLNGPKPEFTREDGGEAGLHPSNIHDCEYAIGSINFTGDMPVILTKDGPSLGGFVCPVTIAKAELWKVGQVKPGDTIRFVPIDYDTAVKLSERQELAIKSLMAPPAVELVAPELAPANDLSATILAHLDETEGRPEVTYRQAGDQYILLEYGPNVMDLGVRMRIHALMEAIADVQPNGLLELSPGVRSLQLRYDSRILPQQSLMEYLLDLEGTLPPTDELKVRSRVIHLPMAFEDNATLEAVDKYRQSVRDTAPWLPNNVDFMQRINGLPTREDVRDVLFSARYLVLGLGDVYLGAPCAVPLDPRHRLLTSKYNPARTYTAEGTVGIGGVYMCIYGMDSPGGYQLVGRTLPIWNKYLKNPQFAEGAPWLLRFFDQVCYYPVTEDELTEMRDRFRAGKLTIRIEEETFDLKSHQAFLDANADSIADFREMQKAAYAKEVALWKESEARELDRLAKAPPKPDASDLEKFGELVSAEIAGNIWKCLVKPGDTVAEGDPLMIVEAMKMEFEVNATLSGKISAMHVEPGKAVTPGEPLLSIEI; this is encoded by the coding sequence ATGTTTTCCAAAGTTCTGATCGCCAACCGCGGCGAGATCGCGGTCCGCACCATTCGCACGCTCAAGGCCATGGGCGTGGCCAGTGTGGCGGTGCATTCCCATGAGGACCGCCACAGCCTGCACGTGACCACGGCCGATGAGGCGGTGGCACTGGAGGGCAAGGGTGCCAGCGAGACTTACCTGGACAAGTCCCAGATCCTCGCCGCCGCGAAGCAGACCGGTGCCGAGGCGATCATTCCGGGTTACGGCTTCCTCTCCGAGAACGCGGACTTTGCGGAGACCTGCGAAGACGAAGGCATCGTGTTCATCGGCCCGACCCCGGAGCAGATGCGCGAATTCGGCCTCAAGCACCGGGCGCGGGAGCTGGCGCAGGCGGCCGGTGTACCGTTGGCACCGGGTAGCGGCCTGCTGGACAGTCTGGAGGAAGCCCTGCAGACCGCCGACAACCTCGGCTACCCGGTGATGCTCAAGAGCACCGCCGGTGGTGGTGGCATTGGCCTGACCCGCTGCGAGAACCCGACTGACCTGGAAGTTGCCTTCGAGTCCGTCCAGCGCCTGGGCCAGAGTTTCTTCAACGACAGCGGCGTGTTCCTGGAGCGTTTCATCGCCCGGGCCCGTCACGTGGAGGTGCAGATCTTCGGCGACGGCCAGGGCAATGTGGTCGCCCTGGGCGAACGGGACTGTTCCCTGCAGCGGCGCAACCAGAAGGTGGTGGAAGAAACCCCGGCCCCGAACCTGCCGGCGGCGACCCGCCAGGCGATGCTGGATGCGGCGGTGTCCCTCGGCCAGTCGGTCAATTACCGATCCGCCGGCACAGTGGAATACATCTACGACGCCGACCGGGACGAGTTCTACTTCCTGGAGGTGAACACCCGCCTTCAGGTGGAGCACCCGGTTACCGAGTCCGTTACCGGTCTGGACCTGATCGAATGGATGCTGAAGATCGCCGCCGGTGAAAGCCCGGATCTGGCCAACTTCGAACCCACCCTGAACGGTGCCTCCATGGAGGTGCGGATCTACGCCGAGGACCCGCTCAAGGACTTCCAGCCCTCCCCGGGCGAGCTCACCGATGTGCACTGGCCGGAAGACGGCGTGCGCATCGATACCTGGGTGGAGAACGGAAGCGAGGTCTCCAGCCACTACGACCCGATGATTGCCAAGCTGATTGTGCACGGCAAAGACCGGGACGACGCCCTGGCCAAATTACGTAAGGCCCTGGCCGAAACCCGCCTGATGGGCATTGCCACCAACCTGGATTACCTGCGCCAGGTGGTCGCCCGGAAGAGCTTCGACGACGGCATTGTCTCCACCCGGGCGCTGGAGCGCTTCGAGTTCAAACCGTCCGTGGCCGAGGTGGTCAAGCCAGGCACCTACACCACGGTGCAGGACTATCCGGGCCGCGTGGGTTACTGGAACATCGGCGTACCGCCCAGTGGTCCCATGGACGATTACGCCTTCCGCATTGCCAACCGCATTGTCGGCAACCACAACGACGCGGCGGGCCTGGAAGCCACCCTCATCGGCCCCAGCCTGAAATTCCACAAGGACTCGGTGGTCGCACTCACCGGTGCCCTGACCGACGCCACCCTTGATGACCAGCCGGTGGAGTTCTGGAAGCCCATTCACGTGAAAGCCGGCCAGACTCTGGCGGTCGGCAAGGCTATCAAGGGCTGCCGCACTTACCTGGCAGTGCGCGGCGGTTTTGATGTGCCGGTCTATCTTGGCAGCCGCTCCACCTTCGCCCTCGGACAGTTCGGCGGCCACGGTGGCCGGCCCCTACGGCCCGGCGACATGCTTGGCATCAGCCAGATCAAACTGCCCGCCTGCACCACCCCGGGGCCGACCCACGATCCGGCGCCGGCCGATCCGGACCTGATCCCCGATTATCCGGACCATTGGGAAATCGGCGTGCTCTATGGTCCCCACGGCGCCCCGGATTTCTTCTCGGAAAAGTCCATCGAGAAGTTCTTCGAGCAGGACTGGGAGGTGCACTACAACTCCAACCGCCTGGGCATTCGCCTGAACGGCCCGAAACCGGAATTCACCCGGGAAGACGGCGGCGAGGCCGGCCTGCATCCGTCCAACATCCATGACTGCGAATACGCCATCGGCTCCATCAATTTCACCGGCGACATGCCGGTGATCCTGACCAAGGATGGCCCCAGCCTCGGCGGCTTCGTGTGCCCGGTGACCATCGCCAAGGCCGAGCTGTGGAAGGTGGGTCAGGTGAAGCCCGGCGACACCATCCGCTTCGTGCCCATTGACTACGATACGGCGGTGAAGCTGTCCGAGCGCCAGGAGCTGGCGATCAAGAGCCTGATGGCTCCGCCCGCCGTGGAGCTGGTGGCGCCGGAGCTGGCTCCGGCCAACGATCTCTCCGCCACCATCCTCGCCCACCTCGATGAAACCGAAGGCCGGCCGGAAGTGACCTACCGCCAGGCCGGGGACCAGTACATCCTGCTGGAATACGGCCCCAACGTGATGGATCTGGGCGTGCGCATGCGCATCCATGCCCTGATGGAGGCCATTGCCGACGTGCAGCCGAACGGCCTGCTGGAGCTGTCGCCGGGCGTTCGCTCCCTGCAGCTGCGTTACGATTCCCGCATCCTGCCCCAGCAGTCGCTGATGGAATACCTGCTCGACCTGGAAGGCACCCTGCCGCCCACCGACGAACTCAAGGTGCGCAGCCGCGTGATTCACCTGCCCATGGCCTTCGAGGACAACGCCACCCTGGAGGCCGTGGACAAGTACCGCCAGTCCGTGCGCGATACCGCGCCGTGGCTGCCCAACAACGTGGACTTCATGCAGCGCATCAACGGCCTGCCCACCCGGGAGGACGTGCGCGATGTGCTGTTCTCGGCCCGCTACCTGGTGCTGGGCCTCGGGGACGTCTACCTGGGCGCGCCCTGTGCGGTGCCACTGGACCCCAGGCACCGCCTGCTCACCTCCAAGTACAACCCGGCCCGGACCTACACCGCCGAGGGCACCGTGGGCATCGGCGGCGTGTACATGTGCATCTACGGCATGGACTCACCCGGCGGCTACCAGCTGGTGGGCCGCACCCTGCCGATCTGGAACAAGTACCTGAAGAACCCCCAGTTCGCCGAGGGCGCGCCCTGGCTGCTGCGGTTCTTCGACCAGGTGTGCTACTACCCGGTGACCGAAGACGAACTCACCGAGATGCGGGACCGGTTCCGGGCCGGCAAGCTGACCATCAGGATCGAAGAGGAAACCTTCGACCTGAAATCCCACCAGGCTTTCCTGGATGCCAACGCGGACTCCATTGCCGACTTCCGGGAAATGCAGAAGGCGGCCTATGCTAAGGAGGTGGCGCTGTGGAAAGAGAGCGAGGCCAGGGAACTGGATCGTCTGGCCAAGGCGCCACCAAAGCCGGACGCCTCCGACCTGGAGAAGTTCGGTGAACTGGTCAGCGCGGAGATCGCGGGCAATATCTGGAAGTGTCTGGTGAAACCGGGCGATACCGTGGCCGAGGGTGATCCGCTGATGATCGTCGAGGCCATGAAGATGGAGTTCGAGGTGAATGCGACCTTGTCCGGGAAGATCAGCGCCATGCATGTGGAGCCCGGCAAGGCGGTGACGCCCGGTGAGCCACTGTTGAGTATCGAGATCTGA